Below is a genomic region from Telmatobacter sp. DSM 110680.
TCGGCTTCGTCGCTGAATCATCCCAATATTTGCACAATTCACGATATCGACGTGTACGAGGGCCGGGAATTCATCGTAATGGAATATCTCGATGGGCAGACACTCGCCACGTATATTGCCGGTCGGCGGTCGGTGGGCACTGAGTTCGTCGCGAAATTGGGAATGCCCATTGCCGAGGCGCTCGGCGCGGCACACTCCAAGGGAGTAATTCATCGCGATATCAAGCCGGCAAATATCTTCGTTACTCAATCGGGACTGGTAAAAGTCCTCGATTTCGGCGTGGCAAAGCTGGTAGCTGAGGCCAATCAATCCGACTCTACCCCGTTGACGGAAACAAACACGATCACGGGAACGCTGCCGTATATGTCGCCGGAACAATTACGTGGTGAGAATCTTGACACTCGGTCTGATATCTACGCATTGGGGGTCGTGCTCTACGAGATTGCAACGGGGCAGCGCTTGTATAGCTCATCGCTGCACGCGCGGCTGGTTGATGAAATCCTGAATGGTCCTGCTTCTCCGCCGAGCAGCATCAACGGAAAGCTGTCGGCAAGAGCTGACGACATTATTCTCAAGTGTCTCGCCAAGGACCCGGAGGACCGATACCAAACCGCTAAAGAAATCGCGGTTGACTTGCGGCACTTGGGCGCGCAGGCGACGAGCGGAGCGGCCTCAGCCGGGAAACCCGGCGTACGAACAAGAAGGAAGGTCCGGCTGTGGTTGCTTGCAGCCGCGGCGGCACTTACGGCAAATCTTGTCTTCCTTCTTGTCAGCTTGATCGGATCTCATGGCCCCACAACCCCATTGGAAACACGCCAGATTACTTTTACAGGTGACAAAAAAGATGGCGGATTGGTTACCGATGGGGCGCGGCTCTATTTTGAGAGCGATGGCCACCCCGTCCAAATGTCTGTAGCCGGGGGCGCTATGCAACCGTTGCAGGCGTCTGTATCGGGAATGAAGATTATAGACGTCTCTCCCGATGCTTCCCAGTTGATGATGTTCAAAGGGGATCTGAACGACGAGACAGATCGCGGCTCTATATGGACCATTCCGGTCCTGGGTGGCTCGCCGCGAAGGCTGGGGAACCTGATGGCGCGGGGCGCAAGCTGGTCACCGAATGGGAATTCGATCGTATACGCGGATTTGAACTCTATTTTTGTCAGCGATGCGAACGGGGCAAATCCCAGAGAAATCTGGAATGCGAATCACCAGGTTGACGGTTTGCCCCGGTTTTCTACCGATTCGAAGCGAATTCAGGTGACCGTGGAGGGAAAACACTCAGGCGATCCACTGCGAATTTTCGAAATGAATGCAGATGGCAGCAATGTGCACCCACTCCCTCTCGATTGGCCGTCTGACGCTGATCAACGAGATGGCCAGTGGACCCCCGATGGCAGACATTTCGTATTTGTCTCGTACCGTGATGGGTTCAGCAGCATTTACGAACTAGTTTCTCCCCCGTGGTTCGAATTCTGGAAGAAAGCCTCGGCCGTACGTGTTACGCCGGCGCAAATGGATGTCGTAGCCATGACTTCGACCAGGGACAGCGCCAACCTGCTTGTGATCGGCAGGATCGCGCAAGGATCGATGCAGGCTTACGATTCTAAAGGGCAACGTTTCATTCCCTTCTTGGACGGCCTGGCCGCTTCGAGTTTCGTGATTTCTCCTGACCGCCAATGGATGGTTTACGCCGACTACCCCCGTCATTTGTTATGGCGCAGCAGGCTTGACGGCAGCGAAAGGCTCGCATTGACAGACATACCAGCATGGATGCCGGAATGGTCTCCTGACGGTAAATGGGTGGTCTTTTGTAATTTCAAAGCAATTTACCGCGTCTCTATCGATGGCGGCGTTCCCGAGCAGCTTACTTCGGAAGGTGGCGATCTCGAGGTCAATCCCACCTGGTCTCCAGACGGGACATCCATCGACTTCAGTGACGTTCCGACTCCAGGACACTCCATTGGTATCAAAGTTCTGGATCTCGCGAGCAAAAAGGTGTCTGTGTGGGCGGGAACGACGGGTATGTATGTCCCTTCGTGGTCGCCCGATGGCAAGTACATGGTCGCAATCGCAAATCCACCTAAACGGCTGGTCCTCTATTCTCGAGAAACAAAAACCTGGAGAACCTTGAAACAATTTGGGGCTGAATGGGGCTACTGGAGGTGGTCAAAGGACTCCAAGTCCATATTGATGGCAAAAATATCCGCGGAGCCCGGAGAGCAACCGGGAGTTTACCGGTTGAATATTGCCGATGCCAAATGGACTCTGGTTGCCCTGTTTAATGGGTTGAGCGTTAGTTCGAGCCCCTTCGAGAACTTTCTCTCGATTACATCCGACGGGCGACCCGTTATGATGAGCGACACCAGCGTCGTACAAATCTATTCTCTGCGGTGGGATCCGCAGTAGCTTCTCCGGTCAGCAGTTGGTAATCGCAATATCCAGAAAGTTTTCGTCGCATCGCCGCACCGAAGCCTGGTTGAGGCAGGACTGCTGGAACGCCAACAGACAATGTACTTGTGATTTCGGGCAAAACGCTCCTTGAGCCATCGAGTTTCTCCAATGCCTCCAACACCTGACCGTAAAACCGCCTATCTGGAAATCTGGTTAGATCCGGATAGGTCCTGAGAAACGCCCTAGCGTCCGCGAGCCTCGCGAGAGTTGCTCTGATGCGCTCTCCCGTTCGATACGCGCCCTTTGTCTGGGCCGAAGCTACTGGGACGAAGTCGAGGAGCACTGCAGCGCGCCTTAGGAGCCGGCGCTTGGAAGCATCGCTGCTAAACAACATACAAGTTATCAAACCGACTGCTCCGACGCGCGCGAGCCTGTTCCAAAAAGCCTGCAATGCCAATTGGCGAGATCGGATGAGGCCGAGTCTCTGACGATCGCAAATTCTTCCCAAACACAGCGCCTAATCGAGCCCTGATATCGATCGACTTAATTAAAAAAACTCAACAGTGTCTGTAAATGATTGAAAAATAATGCTAATCGACGCTATTTGGCTGCAGAGGTTTTTGGAGTCTAATTGTAATTAGACACGGCGTGGCTGGCCCATGTCAGAAATGAGGACCTGTGACGACAAGAGAAAGACCGCCTTAACGCCAGCACGAGCCCTCGGCGCCATGCGGCCCGTGGGCATGCCGGTGCCTCGAGTGGGCGCCGGTCTGAGGCCTGTGACCCGAAGCGGCCCGACCTACGATCGTCGGTTAATTTTTTAGCACCACGATCACCGTCGGCCAAGAATCAACACCGGTAACCCCGGCCCAAGGATAAAGGACTTGAAGCAAGATGTTCGACGTATAGCCTCCCGCAAGCCCGAAGCAGCCCGGATCTCGGGCGTTCCCTCCCTCACCACTGACAACCTGATCTCAGAGAAGCGGCTTATCAAGCACGAGCCGCACATCTCTTCCTGCGGCTCCGAGCCGAGCACGAAAGGCGGCGGATCGAGGCGGATTCTTACACCCGTACTCGCCGCTCAACTATTCGGTTGCGATGACAAGACCATCACTCGCTGGGCAAGAGACGGTTACATTCCCGCCCATCCGATAGGTACAGGCAAGAAGAATTATTGGCGCTTTTTCGAGGACGAGCTTATCGATTGGCTGATGGACCAGAAGAATGGAGCGCTGGCAGCATGAACTCTCCGCAGATGACCCCTGAAAGCCAGTTGGAGGAGACCTCATCAGCCGTCACCAAGAAGGCGATTCGTGTCCGGGAGCAACGATATCAGCGAGGTTCCCTGGCCATATGGAAGCGCAAGACCCTGCCCAACGTGTGGATGTTCCGGTATTACACGCAGGAGGACGGACGTCGCGTCTACAAGAGACGATTCGTCGGCACGGTGCTCGACTTCCCGAAGCAGAAGGACGCGGAGAAGGCGATTATGCAGCTCCGGGTCGAGATCAACGAGGGAGCACAGTGTGCTCCCCTCAACATCGAGCTGCTTGCAGCTCATTACAAGAAGGAGGAATTGCCGCGCAAGGCATACGCAACGATCTTGGGCTACACAGAGTTCCTCGACGATCGCATTGTGCCTAAGTGGGGGACGTATCCACTCTCGGCCATCAAAAGTATTGAAGTTGAGAAGTGGCTGGAAGGCTTGAAGAGGAAGAAGGATGGCAATCCCGTCAGTCCTGCAACTCGATCTAAGATCCGTAACGTCATGTCAGCCATATTCGCCCATGCCATCCGATATGGTTGGGCAACTCACAACCCGATCAGCGCCGTTCGGACCTCCGCGAAACGACTGCACGATCCGGAGCTTCTCACACCTGAAGAAACGCAGGTCCTGCTGATGAGGCTCGACCAGCGTGAACGTGCAGTGGTTCTCCTCGATACTGGTACCGGGTTGAGGAGGGGAGAAGTCTTCGAACTTCGCTGGCGTGACGTCGATTTCGAGGCGGGTGTCGCCAACGTTACACGCTCTATCTATCGCAACGTAGTCGGCGATACCAAGACGATCGCGTCTCGGAAACCCGTGCCGCTTCATCCGATCGTCCTGGATGAGTTGAAGAAGTGGAGGGCGGAGTCACTGTATCA
It encodes:
- a CDS encoding helix-turn-helix domain-containing protein, yielding MKQDVRRIASRKPEAARISGVPSLTTDNLISEKRLIKHEPHISSCGSEPSTKGGGSRRILTPVLAAQLFGCDDKTITRWARDGYIPAHPIGTGKKNYWRFFEDELIDWLMDQKNGALAA
- a CDS encoding protein kinase; the protein is MKPERWSKVESIFHKALEADESRRGSVIEESCAGDEELRREVESLLAHHSDSASFIEQPAFADRTNTSSVRAATGPVAPRPDLKGVAVGHYRILEEIGFGGMGVVYKAEDTRLGRLVALKFLPEHMAADSVALERFRREARSASSLNHPNICTIHDIDVYEGREFIVMEYLDGQTLATYIAGRRSVGTEFVAKLGMPIAEALGAAHSKGVIHRDIKPANIFVTQSGLVKVLDFGVAKLVAEANQSDSTPLTETNTITGTLPYMSPEQLRGENLDTRSDIYALGVVLYEIATGQRLYSSSLHARLVDEILNGPASPPSSINGKLSARADDIILKCLAKDPEDRYQTAKEIAVDLRHLGAQATSGAASAGKPGVRTRRKVRLWLLAAAAALTANLVFLLVSLIGSHGPTTPLETRQITFTGDKKDGGLVTDGARLYFESDGHPVQMSVAGGAMQPLQASVSGMKIIDVSPDASQLMMFKGDLNDETDRGSIWTIPVLGGSPRRLGNLMARGASWSPNGNSIVYADLNSIFVSDANGANPREIWNANHQVDGLPRFSTDSKRIQVTVEGKHSGDPLRIFEMNADGSNVHPLPLDWPSDADQRDGQWTPDGRHFVFVSYRDGFSSIYELVSPPWFEFWKKASAVRVTPAQMDVVAMTSTRDSANLLVIGRIAQGSMQAYDSKGQRFIPFLDGLAASSFVISPDRQWMVYADYPRHLLWRSRLDGSERLALTDIPAWMPEWSPDGKWVVFCNFKAIYRVSIDGGVPEQLTSEGGDLEVNPTWSPDGTSIDFSDVPTPGHSIGIKVLDLASKKVSVWAGTTGMYVPSWSPDGKYMVAIANPPKRLVLYSRETKTWRTLKQFGAEWGYWRWSKDSKSILMAKISAEPGEQPGVYRLNIADAKWTLVALFNGLSVSSSPFENFLSITSDGRPVMMSDTSVVQIYSLRWDPQ
- a CDS encoding site-specific integrase, encoding MNSPQMTPESQLEETSSAVTKKAIRVREQRYQRGSLAIWKRKTLPNVWMFRYYTQEDGRRVYKRRFVGTVLDFPKQKDAEKAIMQLRVEINEGAQCAPLNIELLAAHYKKEELPRKAYATILGYTEFLDDRIVPKWGTYPLSAIKSIEVEKWLEGLKRKKDGNPVSPATRSKIRNVMSAIFAHAIRYGWATHNPISAVRTSAKRLHDPELLTPEETQVLLMRLDQRERAVVLLDTGTGLRRGEVFELRWRDVDFEAGVANVTRSIYRNVVGDTKTIASRKPVPLHPIVLDELKKWRAESLYQADLDYVFASVQMNGAQPLQPDTLFKRHIRTALEGMGVNKRITWHSFRHGLGTMLRQMKVDVKVAQELLRHANPRITLEFYQQAVTDEKREAQELALKGFLGSTFPSAPMNNQIGVKKEEVMAASL